TTGTTGAAGACATCATAAACAAACGAATTCCGACAAATCTGATTATTTCCATCTATCCTCTTAGATATGATATATGCCATGAGTACCTAAAACTCTTCTTGCAAGTTGGGTCGAAAGATGTCATCATTGTAGGAATATGTGGGCCAAGAAGAATGGGAAAGACAGCCATTGCAAAAGCTATTTATAATCAGATTTTTTATACTTTCGAAGGTAGCAGCTTCCTCAGCGAtgttgcacaaaattcaaagcaGCCCAATGGTCTAGTTTACCTACAAGAAAAACTCCTGTCTGATATTCTATCAGAAAGAGATATAGCAATAGCAAATTGTACCAGAGGAATGgatataattaaagaaaaattatgctTTAAGCGGGTTTTAattgttcttgatgatgtggatgATTTGGAACAATTGTATGCACTAATTGGAAGTCGCAATTGGTTTGGAGTGGGAAGTAAAATCATCATTACGACTAAGAAAGTTCATCTGCTAAATGCGCTTGGAGTGGATCAGATACTTTTGGCTCAAGGACGTCCTCTACCACCGAATATAGAGGTAAGTATATCTTTGatgaaatcaatattttttcGCATGTTGgaaaaatctaattggattatGATGTATAGGACATTTGGGAGAAATACCAGCAAAGTTGTCGCATAGTTGCAGGGTTTCAAGAGTATATCCAGTCCTTATATAACATGGTACAGTACTAATAACACAATTAATCTTAACTTTTAATTTGTGAAAACAGCAAACACTtaatttcttcttgttttttatcCCCTTATTCATATGGTGTTTCGCTCCTTCATTTGTAGAGAAATGACAGAGTGAGATATCTTGAAAATTGTTTACTCAAAGAGCGTCAGGAGAATGCCGTTCAGGTACTATTTTCTTAAAAGTCTATGGTCACCAAAAATATAactataactatatatatatattcagagCTCAATATGAAGATATCATGCCTTTATATGCAAGACAGATTTATCATGTTAAATACTGTGtgagatatatttttaatattccGTTCAagtatatgaaaaaattagaagaagaaaagtaaaggAGGCAAAGAGTAATTAATGACTGAAAGTGAAAGAAATGCATGGATATCATGTGTAAGTTTATAGAAGCATACATCAAGGTGAAGCCTTTGTGGTTACATCTTTTACTAGTACACTTACTGTATAAAACTAGGCTAATCCTAGCTCAACTCAGGAGTATATAATtcaatttggtttattttatgtGCACTATAGGTTAATCCTAATACAATAATAATGGACTGGTAGTGGTAGTGGTAGATATGCTTAATCAcgttataacaaaaaaaaaaaaaagaaaaaaaaaaggtatgctTAATCACGTTATAAAAAccatcaatatataaatttgtgCTTAAACAGGTTAACACATTTTAGAGGCAGGAAGAGACTTCTTTTCTCACCTCCAGCTTGTGGAGTTGTACAGTATGTCGTATATCTGTTATGTTATAAGGAAAATCTGTAGCAAACTCAAGGCTATGGTCTAATAATTGCAGGCACCACCTACTGGATGACGTTATGCAGACAAATGATTGATCAACTCTCCAATGATGACACTGGGAATTAGGCAAGAGGAGACACGAAGCATtatgagtttttaatttttaattattattattatgctatGGCAGTATGGCTAATGAAAGTGGGCATGGGTTAAGTTAAGCGTTAGAAAGCAAAGAATCATTATTGTGCAATGAGCTTGGTTGGAATTGTCCCCATTCCCCAGTGGTAGCGCTGATGCTTCTTTTTTGCTCCTCCTCAAATTGGTAAAAACGTCCGGTCACATACTGGCTCTACCTTGTATTAGAGGTTGTGGGTGTGGGCGTGGGTGTGGA
The Quercus lobata isolate SW786 chromosome 10, ValleyOak3.0 Primary Assembly, whole genome shotgun sequence DNA segment above includes these coding regions:
- the LOC115962698 gene encoding disease resistance protein RLM3-like, whose protein sequence is MAVSSSSSSSTSGRLHDVYISVQHEDPRKYITDMIDKSLITRGVPTFKDNKQLRRRQKGTEVGKELQDAIGMSRISIVLFSKEYVSSSWCLEELVLILGCRKKWGLIVLPIFFDVDPSDIRKQRGSAAKVVGIQRLGSFWRRRWTAALTEAANLCGWDHRASNGIESMLVGRVVEDIINKRIPTNLIISIYPLRYDICHEYLKLFLQVGSKDVIIVGICGPRRMGKTAIAKAIYNQIFYTFEGSSFLSDVAQNSKQPNGLVYLQEKLLSDILSERDIAIANCTRGMDIIKEKLCFKRVLIVLDDVDDLEQLYALIGSRNWFGVGSKIIITTKKVHLLNALGVDQILLAQGRPLPPNIEDIWEKYQQSCRIVAGFQEYIQSLYNMRNDRVRYLENCLLKERQENAVQAPPTG